One window of Pseudomonas sp. ML2-2023-3 genomic DNA carries:
- the ccoG gene encoding cytochrome c oxidase accessory protein CcoG, whose protein sequence is MSEQIPVQILESFEASRPRATKNKNKSSDNMIHTRSFTGLFRTLRIVGTGFLFLLFFGTVWLNWDGRQAVLWDLSESKFHIFGATFWPQDFILLSALLIIAAFGLFAITVFAGRVWCGYTCPQSSWTWLFMWCEKITEGDRNQRIKLQAAPWRLNKILRRTAKHTLWLAISVMTALTFVGYFTPVRPLATELLTLEIAGISLFWMLFFTGATYISAGWLREAVCMHMCPYARFQSVMFDKDTLAISYDVARGENRGPRKRGVAPKQEGLGDCIDCYMCVQVCPTGIDIRDGLQMECIGCAACIDACDSVMEKMGYAPGLVRYTSEHELQGGKTHLARPRLIGYAVVLVVMIGALVVALNQRTMVSLDVIKDRGLFRENSQGQIENIYSLKIINKTQEPQQYRVSLQNSEDFQLQGKTELSLAPGEIVDVPVSVALLADRPKSSSQTLEFVVTDTDQPDVRSVAKSRFVAPLNR, encoded by the coding sequence GCGAATAGTGGGGACAGGCTTTTTGTTTTTGCTGTTCTTTGGCACGGTCTGGCTGAACTGGGATGGCCGGCAGGCAGTCCTGTGGGATTTGTCTGAGAGCAAGTTTCATATTTTCGGCGCAACGTTCTGGCCGCAGGACTTCATCCTGCTGTCGGCATTGCTGATCATTGCCGCCTTCGGGCTGTTTGCGATCACGGTCTTTGCCGGGCGGGTGTGGTGTGGTTACACCTGTCCGCAAAGCAGCTGGACCTGGCTGTTTATGTGGTGCGAAAAGATCACTGAAGGTGACAGAAACCAGCGCATAAAACTGCAAGCAGCCCCCTGGCGCCTGAACAAGATCCTGCGCCGTACCGCCAAGCACACGCTGTGGCTGGCCATCAGCGTAATGACCGCGCTGACATTTGTCGGTTACTTCACGCCGGTCCGGCCGTTGGCCACTGAACTGCTGACCCTGGAAATCGCCGGCATCAGCCTGTTCTGGATGCTGTTTTTCACTGGTGCCACGTACATCAGCGCCGGCTGGCTGCGTGAAGCGGTGTGCATGCATATGTGCCCGTATGCCCGCTTCCAAAGCGTCATGTTCGATAAAGACACCCTGGCCATTTCCTATGACGTGGCCCGTGGCGAAAACCGTGGTCCGCGCAAACGCGGGGTTGCACCCAAGCAAGAAGGCCTGGGCGATTGCATCGACTGCTATATGTGCGTGCAGGTGTGCCCGACAGGGATTGATATCCGCGATGGCTTGCAGATGGAATGCATCGGTTGCGCAGCCTGTATCGATGCCTGCGACTCGGTGATGGAGAAAATGGGCTATGCCCCGGGCCTGGTACGCTATACCTCCGAGCACGAACTGCAAGGCGGCAAGACCCACCTGGCGCGCCCACGCCTGATCGGCTACGCCGTGGTGCTGGTGGTGATGATCGGGGCGCTGGTGGTGGCCCTGAACCAGCGCACGATGGTGTCCCTGGATGTGATCAAGGACCGGGGCCTGTTCCGCGAGAACAGCCAGGGCCAGATCGAGAACATCTACAGCCTTAAAATCATCAACAAGACTCAGGAGCCGCAGCAGTACCGAGTGTCGTTGCAAAACAGCGAGGACTTCCAGTTGCAGGGTAAAACCGAACTGAGCCTGGCCCCGGGTGAGATCGTCGATGTGCCGGTGTCTGTTGCCTTGCTGGCCGATCGCCCGAAGAGCAGTTCACAGACCCTCGAGTTTGTGGTGACCGACACCGATCAGCCAGACGTGCGCAGCGTGGCCAAAAGCCGTTTTGTTGCACCGCTTAATCGTTAG